Proteins from a genomic interval of Lolium perenne isolate Kyuss_39 chromosome 1, Kyuss_2.0, whole genome shotgun sequence:
- the LOC139833192 gene encoding uncharacterized protein yields MGELSPQNITMEGYMKQVLDSLQGMQTKIDEIQDSLVETTTAVVAGKQRADDIATRLAVVESSTSTALKHITVTPPAAGDGLGVESHPMGSTRPSPSGAAAARPPGAGYELRAKGRIEDWGEMCRLVHDKFGKNKYMQYRRQMRALRQIGTVAEYIDKFEILRNQLLLYNPALDEAFFVDEFMHGLRDDIRSAIHLHCPKDLDSASLLTMMQEEDLESSKKQSPARSEYREFAKSNFRSNYNSDKLNSREKHVPKHDEAKKPDTSKWEDRLESLKAYRRSKGLCFTCGDKYSKTHRCPDKIPLHIIEELMEILPISDAHVDEGSDADSDSDDLMLLASTTDLPSAAGSVSSFISSALAQKLGSVTKTMPARQFTVADGRPIQCNEFVPDFEWGVQGHTFTHAVHVLDIGCYDMILGADWLDLHSPMWVHWRKKIMRFTHNKRRITLRGLQTRMTKCKRVTVQKLKGLLKNNGVAQLVLVQPTAEETIASLADTNETQVATYPLNPEVQALVQEYMHLFQEPSSLPPKREQDHTIPLLPGAQPFKVRPYRYSPQQKDEIERQVYDMLCNGIIRHSSSPFASPVLLVKKKDGQWRFCVDYRQLNTLTVKNKHPLPVIDELLDELSGERYFTKLDLRSGYHQIRLAEGEQYKTAFHTHQGLYEFLVMPFGLTNAPATFQCIMNKIFAPLLRKTVSVFVDDILIYSPTLDNHIAHLKQVFQLLAENQLLVKKYKCSFALQELEYLGHIIGPNGVSTDKSKILAVIEWPTPSNLKSLRGFLGLTGYYRKFIRNYGVIAQPLTQLLKKGVLYVWGPAQKTAFVTLKNAMSSAPVLALPDFSKTFVLETDASQTGIGAVLMQQDHPVAFLSKALGPRNQTLSVYEKECMAILLAIEKWRAYMQHREFIIRTDHKILLHLTDQRLHTSLQQKAFVKLMGLQFRIQYKKGNSNLAADALSRQFSDMATIASSTVQPE; encoded by the exons ATGGGGGAGCTTTCCCCGCAGAACATCACCATGGAGGGGTACATGAAGCAGGTCCTCGACTCACTGCAAGGGATGCAGACCAAAATCGACGAGATCCAGGACTCCCTTGTGGAGACGACTACCGCGGTGGTGGCAGGGAAGCAGCGCGCCGACGACATCGCCACCCGTCTCGCTGTAGTCGAGTCCAGTACGAGCACCGCGCTGAAGCACATCACGGTGACACCACCGGCTGCTGGAGACGGCCTTGGCGTGGAGTCACACCCCATGGGCTCCACGCGGCCATCGCCGTCAGGAGCTGCAGCTGCGCGCCCACCTGGGGCTGGCTACGAGCTTCGG GCTAAGGGTCGTATAGAGGACTGGGGTGAAATGTGTAGGTTAGTGCATGATAAATTTGGCAAAAATAAATACATGCAGTACCGTAGGCAAATGCGTGCTTTGCGTCAGATAGGCACAGTAGCAGAATACATTGACAAATTTGAAATTCTTCGGAATCAGTTGCTGCTGTATAACCCTGCATTAGATGAGGCATTTTTTGTTGACGAATTCATGCATGGTTTAAGAGATGACATTCGTAGTGCAATTCATCTTCATTGCCCAAAAGATCTAGATTCTGCTAGTTTGCTCACTATGATGCAGGAAGAGGACCTGGAGAGTTCCAAAAAGCAATCTCCAGCACGTTCTGAATACAGAGAGTTTGCCAAGTCCAATTTCCGTTCCAACTACAACAGTGACAAGTTAAATTCCCGAGAGAAGCATGTTCCGAAACATGATGAAGCAAAGAAGCCTGACACCTCTAAATGGGAAGATCGTCTGGAATCCTTGAAGGCATATCGTCGATCAAAGGGGCTGTGTTTTACTTGTGGGGATAAGTATAGCAAAACACACAGATGTCCGGATAAAATACCTCTACACATTATTGAAGAATTGATGGAAATACTGCCAATTTCTGATGCTCATGTAGATGAGGGCAGCGATGCTGATTCAGACAGTGATGATCTGATGTTGCTAGCAAGTACAACCGATCTACCCTCTGCAGCTGGTAGTGTGTCTTCATTCATCAGTTCTGCTCTGGCTCAGAAGCTAGGATCTGTCACTAAGACCATGCCTGCTAGACAGTTTACTGTAGCTGATGGTCGTCCTATTCAATGCAATGAATTTGTTCCTGATTTTGAATGGGGAGTGCAAGGGCATACTTTCACTCATGCAGTGCATGTTCTTGATATTGGCTGTTATGATATGATTTTGGGAGCTGATTGGTTGGATCTACACAGTCCTATGTGGGTACATTGGCGCAAAAAGATCATGCGTTTCACTCATAACAAAAGAAGAATTACTCTCCGAGGGCTGCAAACTCGGATGACTAAGTGCAAAAGAGTGACTGTTCAGAAATTAAAAGGGCTCCTGAAGAACAATGGCGTTGCACAACTTGTTCTGGTTCAACCAACTGCTGAAGAAACTATTGCCTCTCTCGCTGATACTAATGAGACACAAGTTGCCACATACCCTCTGAATCCAGAAGTTCAGGCCTTGGTGCAAGAATACATGCACTTATTCCAAGAACCTAGTTCCCTACCACCGAAAAGAGAACAAGATCACACAATACCGTTGTTGCCGGGGGCTCAACCATTCAAGGTTCGTCCATATAGATACAGTCCACAGCAGAAAGATGAGATAGAGAGACAAGTATATGATATGCTATGTAATGGGATCATCAGGCATAGCTCCAGTCCCTTTGCCTCACCAGTGTTattggtgaagaaaaaggatgGACAATGGCGTTTCTGTGTGGATTACAGGCAACTCAACACTTTAACAGTGAAGAATAAACACCCTCTTCCTGTCATTGACGAGCTGCTCGATGAGTTATCTGGTGAAAGGTACTTTACTAAGTTGGACCTCCGATCGGGGTATCATCAGATACGGTTAGCTGAGGGGGAGCAATACAAAACAGCATTCCATACCCACCAGGGCTTGTATGAATTTTTGGTGATGCCGTTTGGGCTTACCAATGCACCGGCTACTTTCCAATGTATAATGAACAAAATCTTTGCTCCATTGCTCAGGAAGACAGTCTCGGTGTTTGTGGATGACATCTTAATATACAGCCCTACCCTGGACAACCACATAGCACACTTGAAACAAGTGTTTCAACTCTTGGCAGAAAATCAGCTGCTTGTGAAGAAGTATAAGTGCTCATTTGCTCTCCAGGAATTGGAGTACTTAGGTCACATCATTGGCCCTAATGGGGTCTCAACTGATAAATCTAAGATACTGGCAGTGATAGAGTGGCCCACTCCTTCCAATCTGAAGAGCCTGCGGGGTTTCTTAGGGCTTACAGGTTATTACCGTAAGTTCATCCGAAACTACGGTGTCATAGCTCAACCTCTGACTCAGCTCTTGAAGAAAGGTGTCCTGTATGTTTGGGGGCCAGCTCAGAAGACAGCTTTTGTTACGCTGAAAAACGCCATGTCCTCTGCTCCAGTATTGGCGTTACCTGACTTCAGCAAAACATTTGTGTTGGAAACTGATGCTTCTCAAACTGGTATTGGTGCGGTGCTTATGCAACAAGATCACCCTGTGGCCTTTTTGAGCAAGGCACTTGGACCACGAAATCAGACTCTATCAGTGTATGAAAAGGAGTGCATGGCCATCTTGCTTGCTATCGAGAAATGGCGTGCTTACATGCAACATCGGGAGTTTATAATCCGTACAGATCATAAGATCCTATTGCACTTAACTGATCAACGATTACATACATCCCTTCAGCAGAAAGCCTTCGTGAAGTTGATGGGCCTTCAGTTTCGCATTCAGTACAAAAAGGGCAATTCCAATCTGGCGGCTGATGCCTTGTCAAGGCAGTTTTCTGATATGGCTACCATTGCTTCATCAACAGTTCAGCCAGAATGA
- the LOC127309338 gene encoding 3-oxoacyl-[acyl-carrier-protein] reductase, chloroplastic-like isoform X2, which yields MKTVAREYASRNLNVNAIASGFIASNMTAELGEKIEKKILWTISLGRYGQPEEVPGLVDFPALNPAASYITGQAIHGEPPTATRRVQRHDHASRATSVIPWREEGPCLEVLGIGSVDLPRGAAVGMESVLVAEDQRRPADIGEELQ from the exons ATGAAAACAGTTGCTAGGGAATATGCAAGCAGGAATCTCAAT GTGAATGCAATCGCATCTGGATTCATCGCATCTAACATGACCGCTGAACTTGGGGAGAAGATTGAGAAGAAAATATTGTGGACTATTTCCTTGG GGAGGTATGGCCAGCCAGAGGAAGTTCCTGGGTTGGTTGACTTCCCGGCTTTGAATCCTGCCGCCAGTTACATCACCGGACAG GCTATTCATGGTGAGCCACCCACGGCAACCAGACGAGTTCAGCGTCACGACCATGCTTCGAGAGCGACAAGCGTCATCCCATGGCGCGAAGAGGGGCCATGCCTGGAAGTTCTCGGCATTGGATCTGTTGACCTCCCTCGCGGAGCAGCAGTCGGGATGGAAAGCGTGCTGGTGGCAGAGGATCAGCGTCGGCCAGCTGACATCGGGGAGGAGCTGCAGTAA
- the LOC127309338 gene encoding uncharacterized protein isoform X1: MQDSGLQGWTFLINFDSQVNAIASGFIASNMTAELGEKIEKKILWTISLGRYGQPEEVPGLVDFPALNPAASYITGQAIHGEPPTATRRVQRHDHASRATSVIPWREEGPCLEVLGIGSVDLPRGAAVGMESVLVAEDQRRPADIGEELQ; the protein is encoded by the exons ATGCAAGATAGTGGACTGCAAGGTTGGACATTTTTAATAAACTTTGATAGTCAG GTGAATGCAATCGCATCTGGATTCATCGCATCTAACATGACCGCTGAACTTGGGGAGAAGATTGAGAAGAAAATATTGTGGACTATTTCCTTGG GGAGGTATGGCCAGCCAGAGGAAGTTCCTGGGTTGGTTGACTTCCCGGCTTTGAATCCTGCCGCCAGTTACATCACCGGACAG GCTATTCATGGTGAGCCACCCACGGCAACCAGACGAGTTCAGCGTCACGACCATGCTTCGAGAGCGACAAGCGTCATCCCATGGCGCGAAGAGGGGCCATGCCTGGAAGTTCTCGGCATTGGATCTGTTGACCTCCCTCGCGGAGCAGCAGTCGGGATGGAAAGCGTGCTGGTGGCAGAGGATCAGCGTCGGCCAGCTGACATCGGGGAGGAGCTGCAGTAA